A portion of the Acidimicrobiales bacterium genome contains these proteins:
- a CDS encoding PIG-L deacetylase family protein has protein sequence MNEVARVLVVTAHPDDVDFGAAGTVARWREVGVEVAYLVCTDGEAGGSDRALGRAELAAVRREEQRRAAAAVGVETVEFLGRPDGSLAADLELRREIAAAIRRHRPDRVLCQSPERDYTRLPASHPDHLAAGAAAVAAVYPDARNPFAFPELLAAGLEPHAVGELWLMAHPLANHHVDVTEHLEAKLAALHCHESQLPDPAAMDERIRSSTARNAEQAGMAAGRHAEAFFVTTLG, from the coding sequence GTGAACGAGGTCGCCCGCGTCCTCGTCGTCACCGCCCACCCCGACGACGTCGACTTCGGCGCCGCGGGGACGGTCGCCCGCTGGCGCGAGGTGGGGGTCGAGGTCGCCTACCTCGTCTGCACCGACGGGGAGGCCGGCGGCTCGGACCGGGCGCTCGGACGGGCCGAGCTCGCGGCGGTCCGCCGCGAGGAGCAGCGCCGCGCCGCGGCGGCGGTGGGGGTCGAGACCGTCGAGTTCCTCGGCCGCCCCGACGGCTCGCTCGCCGCCGACCTCGAGCTGCGCCGTGAGATCGCGGCCGCGATCCGCCGCCACCGCCCGGACCGCGTCCTCTGTCAGAGCCCCGAGCGGGACTACACCCGCCTGCCGGCGAGCCACCCCGACCACCTCGCGGCCGGCGCGGCCGCCGTCGCCGCGGTCTACCCCGATGCCCGCAACCCCTTCGCCTTCCCCGAGCTGCTCGCCGCCGGCCTCGAGCCGCACGCCGTCGGCGAGCTCTGGCTGATGGCGCACCCGCTCGCCAACCATCACGTCGACGTCACCGAGCACCTCGAGGCCAAGCTCGCCGCGCTGCACTGCCACGAGAGCCAGCTCCCCGACCCCGCGGCGATGGACGAGCGGATCCGCTCGTCCACGGCGCGCAACGCCGAGCAGGCGGGGATGGCGGCGGGGCGTCACGCCGAGGCCTTCTTCGTCACCACCTTGGGCTGA
- a CDS encoding aldo/keto reductase, with the protein MDTRSIGALQVSVVGIGCNNFGGRIDDVRTAEVVQAALDAGINFFDTADVYGGTKSEEFLGRALGARRDEAVIASKFGSEIDPEHKGARPDYVKRACEDSLRRLGTDRIDLYQLHRADPETPIAETLGALNELVAEGKVLEIGCSNFDAAMLADAEGEVQPGAAGFVSVQNHYSLLERADAAEVLPFCEKAGVAYLPYFPLANGLLTGKYRRGAELPEGARITGMAEERRQRVANEKNMEIVEQLIAFAESKGHTVLDLAFASLLAEPEIASVIAGATSGEQVRANAATASWRLSEDDVAAIDAIAPRP; encoded by the coding sequence ATGGACACGAGGAGCATCGGCGCACTGCAGGTTTCGGTGGTCGGGATCGGCTGCAACAACTTCGGCGGGCGCATCGACGACGTCCGCACCGCGGAGGTCGTGCAGGCGGCGCTCGACGCCGGGATCAACTTCTTCGACACCGCCGACGTCTACGGCGGGACCAAGAGCGAGGAGTTCCTCGGCCGCGCGCTCGGCGCCCGCCGTGACGAGGCGGTGATCGCCAGCAAGTTCGGCTCGGAGATCGACCCAGAGCACAAGGGGGCTCGTCCCGACTACGTGAAGCGCGCCTGTGAGGACAGCCTCCGCCGCCTCGGCACCGACCGCATCGACCTCTACCAGCTGCACCGCGCCGACCCCGAGACGCCGATCGCCGAGACCCTCGGCGCGCTGAACGAGCTCGTCGCGGAGGGCAAGGTCCTCGAGATCGGCTGCTCGAACTTCGACGCCGCGATGCTCGCCGACGCGGAGGGCGAGGTGCAGCCCGGCGCGGCTGGCTTCGTGAGCGTGCAGAACCACTACTCGCTCCTCGAGCGCGCCGACGCCGCCGAGGTCCTCCCCTTCTGCGAGAAGGCCGGCGTCGCCTACCTCCCGTACTTCCCGCTCGCGAACGGCCTGCTGACCGGCAAGTACCGCCGCGGCGCCGAGCTCCCCGAGGGGGCGCGCATCACCGGCATGGCCGAGGAGCGCCGCCAGCGGGTCGCCAACGAGAAGAACATGGAGATCGTCGAGCAGCTGATTGCCTTCGCCGAGTCCAAGGGCCACACCGTTCTCGACCTCGCCTTCGCGAGTCTGCTCGCCGAGCCGGAGATCGCCTCGGTGATCGCCGGTGCCACCTCGGGCGAACAGGTGCGCGCCAACGCCGCCACCGCTTCGTGGCGCCTCAGCGAGGACGACGTCGCGGCGATCGACGCCATCGCGCCGCGGCCCTGA
- the msrA gene encoding peptide-methionine (S)-S-oxide reductase MsrA, with translation MRYLLAKKLTMVEPGAALPGRPEPIMDPGRHFVLGTPIGPPYPDGAETAQFALGCFWGAERAFWGIEGVITTAVGYAGGYTENPTYEEVCSGRTGHTESVLVAFDPAKVSYADLLQAFFEHHDPTQFMRQGNDIGTQYRSAIFTTTPAQAELAAAAASAYGERLAAAGFGELATEITPAGPFYFAEDYHQQYLAKNPDGYCGLGGTGVSCPVGLFSTERA, from the coding sequence ATGCGCTACCTCCTCGCGAAGAAGTTGACGATGGTGGAGCCCGGCGCGGCGCTCCCCGGCCGGCCGGAGCCGATCATGGACCCCGGGCGCCACTTCGTGCTCGGGACGCCGATCGGCCCCCCCTATCCCGATGGCGCCGAGACGGCGCAGTTCGCGCTCGGCTGCTTCTGGGGCGCCGAGCGCGCCTTCTGGGGGATCGAGGGCGTGATCACGACGGCCGTCGGCTATGCCGGGGGCTACACCGAGAACCCCACCTACGAGGAGGTCTGCAGCGGGCGGACCGGCCACACCGAGAGCGTGCTCGTCGCCTTCGACCCCGCGAAGGTCTCTTACGCCGACCTCCTGCAGGCGTTCTTCGAGCACCACGACCCGACGCAGTTCATGCGCCAGGGCAACGACATCGGGACCCAGTACCGCTCGGCGATCTTCACCACGACACCCGCGCAGGCAGAGCTCGCGGCCGCCGCGGCCAGTGCCTACGGCGAGCGCCTCGCCGCCGCCGGCTTCGGCGAGCTGGCGACCGAGATCACCCCCGCGGGGCCCTTCTACTTCGCCGAGGACTACCACCAGCAGTACCTGGCGAAGAACCCCGACGGCTACTGCGGCCTCGGAGGTACCGGCGTCTCGTGCCCGGTCGGCCTCTTCAGCACCGAGCGCGCCTGA
- a CDS encoding ACT domain-containing protein: MLGALDARRRPGRFVFASVADAATAAPLSDGSVVAMVREEEGTTLVLEEAAAQALGLVGGPPFAMLSLGVHSPVDSVGLTAALATVLATRGIACNVVAGAYHDHLFVPVERADEALAVLSGIGGAAREP; encoded by the coding sequence CTGCTCGGGGCGCTCGACGCGCGCCGCCGCCCCGGCCGCTTCGTCTTCGCGAGCGTCGCCGACGCGGCCACCGCCGCGCCGCTCTCTGACGGTTCGGTGGTGGCGATGGTGCGCGAGGAGGAGGGGACGACGCTCGTCCTCGAGGAGGCCGCGGCGCAGGCGCTCGGCCTCGTCGGCGGGCCGCCGTTCGCGATGCTCTCGCTCGGCGTGCACTCGCCCGTCGACTCGGTCGGCCTCACCGCCGCGCTCGCCACCGTCCTCGCGACGCGGGGGATCGCCTGCAATGTCGTCGCCGGCGCCTACCACGACCACCTCTTCGTGCCGGTCGAGCGCGCCGACGAGGCGCTCGCGGTGCTGTCGGGGATCGGCGGGGCAGCGCGCGAGCCCTGA
- a CDS encoding MarC family protein translates to MTAFHTKLFFQVFVTLLVIMDPLGTVPVFLALTAERTSAARRRLAAEAVAVAGGVIAVFALFGQQILDYLGITVPAVQGAGGLLLLLVALELLRGGASEHTEVEEVSIALVPIGTPLIAGPGAIAATIVFVRQAHGVHDAVAIAAALVAVLVVLYVALRFSTVLLKALRPGGIHLLTRIFGLLLSAIAVQLVAESIRGFVQAH, encoded by the coding sequence GTGACCGCCTTCCACACCAAGCTCTTCTTCCAGGTCTTCGTCACCCTGCTCGTGATCATGGACCCGCTCGGGACCGTCCCCGTCTTCCTCGCCCTCACTGCGGAGCGCACCTCCGCCGCGCGGCGGCGCCTCGCCGCCGAGGCGGTGGCCGTCGCCGGCGGCGTGATCGCGGTCTTCGCCCTCTTCGGCCAGCAGATCCTCGACTACCTCGGCATCACCGTCCCCGCGGTGCAGGGCGCCGGCGGCCTGCTCCTGCTGCTCGTCGCCCTCGAGCTCCTGCGCGGCGGCGCGAGCGAGCACACCGAGGTCGAGGAGGTGAGCATCGCCCTCGTGCCGATCGGCACGCCGCTCATCGCCGGCCCGGGCGCGATCGCGGCGACGATCGTCTTCGTCCGCCAGGCGCACGGCGTGCACGACGCGGTCGCGATCGCCGCCGCCCTCGTCGCGGTGCTCGTCGTGCTCTACGTCGCGCTGCGCTTCTCGACGGTGCTCTTGAAGGCGCTGCGCCCGGGCGGGATCCACCTGCTCACCCGGATCTTCGGCCTGCTGCTGTCGGCGATCGCGGTGCAGCTCGTGGCCGAGTCGATCCGCGGCTTCGTCCAGGCCCACTGA